Within Cellulophaga sp. L1A9, the genomic segment AAATAATAATTTCTATCGGCATAGGCACGGCGAGAAGCTTCCGTAAATAACTGAATCGTTTTCTCAGAATTATGTCCAAATGAAGCAATATCATAAGGCGCTATCATTTTAAAAATCTGATTCATGGTTACACCACCACTACTAGGTGGGCTCATAGAAATAATTTTTAAGCCTTTATAGTTAAATGCAATAGGTTTACGCCATGCAACTTCATAACCCGCTAAATCTTCTTCAGTTACAAAACCTCCATTTGCTTGAATAAAACCTGCTAATTTCTGAGCAATTTCTCCTTTATAAAATCCGTCTTTTCCTTTTTCAACGATGGTACGCAAAGTTTTTGCTAATTTGGGGTATTTTATAAGTTCTCCTTCTTTATAAACTGTAGCAAATTTTGTACTATCGCTATTCACTTTAATAAATGTTTCCCGATAATTATCTAGCATTTCGGCTTGTTTAGCCGTAACCACAACACCATTTTCTGCCATTGCAATCACAGGTTCAAAAATAGCAGCCAAAGGCAATTTCCCAAACTTCTTATGTACTGCTAAAACGCCAGCAACAGAGCCAGGCACTCCAATTGATGTTGCACCCAACGTACTCATATCTGGAATAACATCTCCTAAAGAATCTAAATACATATCTCTATGGGCAGATTTTGGTGCTTTTTCTCTAAAATCTAAAGAACCTACAGAACCATCAGCTTTTCTATACACCATAAATCCGCCACCAGCAATATTCCCTGCTCTAGGATAGGCTACAGCAAGCGCTAATTGTGTTCCAATCATAGCATCAAAAGCATTACCGCCTTTCGCCATAATATCAGCTCCTATTTGAGAAGCTTCTTCGCGTGCAGAAACCACCATTGCCTTCTCTGTAACTACACCCGTGGGGGCAACAGATTGTTTTTTACAGTTGATAAATAGCAATAATACGAAAAGTAGATAACTGAAATTTTTCATCATAGTTTGTGGTTTGTGGTTTGTGGTTTGTGGTTTTTGGAATG encodes:
- the ggt gene encoding gamma-glutamyltransferase, whose protein sequence is MMKNFSYLLFVLLLFINCKKQSVAPTGVVTEKAMVVSAREEASQIGADIMAKGGNAFDAMIGTQLALAVAYPRAGNIAGGGFMVYRKADGSVGSLDFREKAPKSAHRDMYLDSLGDVIPDMSTLGATSIGVPGSVAGVLAVHKKFGKLPLAAIFEPVIAMAENGVVVTAKQAEMLDNYRETFIKVNSDSTKFATVYKEGELIKYPKLAKTLRTIVEKGKDGFYKGEIAQKLAGFIQANGGFVTEEDLAGYEVAWRKPIAFNYKGLKIISMSPPSSGGVTMNQIFKMIAPYDIASFGHNSEKTIQLFTEASRRAYADRNYYLGDPDFVEIPLDVLLKDSYLEDRMSDFSFEKATKSSDVSHGKVAIVESMETTHYSIIDADGNAVAVTTTLNGNFGSKLYCDELGFFLNNEMDDFSSKAGIPNMFGLIGAEANNIQPEKRMLSSMTPTIVEKDGKLWMVVGTPGGSTIITAVAETILNAYEFDMSMQDAVNAPRFHHQWLPDVLIFEPEGFSAELKTSLKSKGYLINEERTPIIGKVDAIRVLGNGTLEGGADKRGDDAAVGF